A DNA window from Pungitius pungitius chromosome 1, fPunPun2.1, whole genome shotgun sequence contains the following coding sequences:
- the LOC119222542 gene encoding probable phospholipid-transporting ATPase IIA: protein MTDNIPMQPVRRPKRQDGKHRNGCCPWSRCCGMGDFRPRTVWLGHPEKREQRYPRNVINNQKYNFFTFLPAVLFNQFKYFFNLYFLLLACSQFIKELRLGALYTYWVPLGLVLAITIMREAVEEIRCYIRDKEMNSQIYSKLSTRGTVKVKSSGIQVGDLIIVEKNQRVPADMIFLRTSERNGSCFLRTDQLDGETDWKLRLPVACTQRLPTAADLLQIRSYVYAEEPNIDIHNFIGTFTREDGDPPVNESLSIENTLWASTVVASGTVVGVVIYTGKELRSVMNTSNPRHKVGLFDLEVNCLTKILFGALVVVSLVMVALQHFAGRWYLQILRFLLLFSNIVPISLRVNLDMGKMVFSWMIKRDSKIPGTMVRSSTIPEQLGRISYLLTDKTGTLTQNEMVFRRLHLGTVAYGMDSMDEVQSLVFSAYTQPAHDLPASRAPAATKVRKTIISRVHEAVKAIALVHNVTPVYEANGVTDQAEAEQHYEDTCRVYQASSPDEVSLVQWTESVGLTLVGRDQSSMQLRTPTGQILNFTILQIFPFTYESKRMGIIVRDESTGEITFYMKGADVVMAGIVQYNDWLEEECGNMAREGLRVLVVSKKSLTEEQYQDFEARYVQAKLSVHDRSLKVATVIESLEMEMELLCLTGVEDQLQTDVRPTLEILRNAGIKVWMLTGDKLETATCTAKNAHLITRNQDIHIFRSVTTRGEAHLELNAFRRKHDCALVISGDSLEVCLKYYEYEFMELACQCPAVVCCRCTPTQKAQIVRLLQERTGKLTCAVGDGGNDVSMIQEADCGVGVEGKEGKQASLAADFSVTQFKHLGRLLMVHGRNSYKRSAALSQFVIHRSLCISTMQAVFSSVFYFASVSLYQGFLIIGYSTIYTMFPVFSLVLDKDVKSEVAMLYPELYKDLLKGRPLSYKTFLIWVIISIYQGSIIMYGALLLFDSEFVHIVAISFTSLILTELLMVALTIQTWHWLMIVGELLSLACYVASLVFLHEFIDVYFITTVSFLWKVTVITLVSCLPLYILKYLRRRFSPPSYSKLTS from the exons ATGACCGACAATATCCCCATGCAGCCCGTGAGGCGGCCGAAAAGGCAAGACGGTAAACACAGAAATGG GTGCTGCCCGTGGTCGAGATGCTGCGGCATGGGCGACTTCCGCCCCCGCACCGTCTGGCTCGGCCACCCGGAAAAGAGGGAGCAGAGGTACCCGAGGAACGTCATTAACAACCAGAAGTACAACTTCTTCACCTTCCTGCCTGCG GTGCTGTTCAATCAGTTCAAGTACTTCTTCAACTTGTACTTTTTGCTGTTGGCCTGCTCTCAATTCATCAAGGAGCTCCGGTTAGGTGCTCTCTACACCTACTGGGTCCCTCTG GGCCTTGTTTTGGCTATTACCATCATGAGAGAGGCAGTTGAAGAAATAAGATGCTACATTCGAGACAAAGAGATGAACTCTCAGATTTACAGCAAGCTTTCAACAAGAG gcaCAGTGAAGGTGAAAAGCAGCGGTATCCAAGTTGGAGATCTTATAATAGTGGAAAAG AACCAGCGTGTTCCTGCTGACATGATCTTTTTAAGGACCTCTGAAAGAAATG gctcCTGTTTCCTGCGCACTGACCAGCTGGATGGAGAGACGGACTGGAAACTACGCCTCCCAGTGGCCTGCACGCAGAGGCtgccgactgctgcc GACCTTCTACAAATCAGATCATATGTGTACGCAGAAGAGCCAAACATTGATATCCATAACTTTATTGGAACTTTCACCAGG GAGGACGGAGACCCCCCAGTCAACGAGAGTCTCAGCATTGAGAACACCCTGTGGGCCAGCACCGTCGTGGCCTCCG gcaCAGTGGTGGGGGTTGTGATTTACACAGGCAAGGAGCTGCGCAGTGTCATGAACACCTCCAACCCGAGACACAAG GTGGGTCTGTTTGACTTGGAAGTGAACTGTTTGACTAAGATCCTGTTTGGGGCTCTTGTCGTGGTGTCGCTGGTCATGGTGGCCCTGCAGCACTTTGCTGGCCGTTGGTACCTCCAGATCCTgcgcttcctgctgctcttctctaACATTGTGCCGATAAG TTTGCGTGTCAATCTGGATATGGGAAAGATGGTTTTCAGCTGGATGATTAAGAGAGACTCCAAGATCCCTGGGACGATGGTGAGGTCAAGCACCATACCGGAGCAACTGGGACGCATCTCCTACCTGCTGACCGACAAAACAG GTACTCTTACTCAAAATGAAATGGTGTTCAGGCGGCTCCATCTTGGAACTGTGGCATACGGCATGGACTCGATGGATGAAGTACAGAGCCTTGTATTCAGCGCTTACACGCAG CCCGCCCATGACCTTCCAGCCTCCAGGGCTCCAGCGGCCACCAAGGTCCGCAAGACGATCATCAGTAGAGTTCACGAGGCCGTGAAGGCCATCGCTCTGGTGCACAACGTGACGCCCGTATACGAGGCCAACGGCGTGACGGACCAGGCCGAGGCGGAGCAGCATTATGAGGACACATGCAGAGTCTACCAGGCCTCCAGCCCAGATGAG GTGTCGCTGGTGCAGTGGACCGAGAGCGTTGGTCTGACACTGGTGGGAAGAGACCAGTCCTCCATGCAGCTGCGGACCCCTACTGGCCAAATACTGAACTTCACCATCCTGCAGATATTTCCCTTCACCTATGAGAGCAAGAGGATGGGCATTATAGTGCGA GACGAGTCTACTGGCGAGATCACGTTCTACATGAAGGGGGCTGATGTGGTGATGGCGGGCATCGTCCAGTACAACGACTGGCTGGAAGAGGAG TGTGGGAACATGGCGAGGGAAGGCCTGAGGGTCCTGGTCGTCTCAAAGAAGTCTCTCACAGAGGAGCAGTATCAAGACTTTGAG GCACGGTACGTCCAGGCCAAGCTCAGCGTCCATGACCGCTCGCTGAAGGTGGCCACAGTGATTGAGAgtctggagatggagatggagctgcTTTGTCTGACCGGGGTGGAGGACCAGCTCCAGACTGATGTCAGGCCCACCCTGGAGATCCTCCGTAACGCAGGAATCAAG GTTTGGATGCTAACGGGAGACAAGCTTGAGACGGCGACCTGCACCGCCAAGAACGCCCATCTGATCACCCGCAACCAGGACATCCATATCTTCAGATCC GTGACAACGCGAGGGGAAGcccacctggagctcaacgcttTCAGGAGAAAGCACGACTGCGCGCTGGTGATATCAGGAGACTCGCTTGAG GTTTGTCTGAAGTACTACGAGTATGAATTCATGGAGCTCGCATGTCAGTGTCCGGCTGTGGTTTGCTGCCGATGCACCCCGACTCAGAAGGCTCAGATAGTCCGACTGCTGCAAGAGCGCACAGGAAAGCTCACCTGTGCCGTAG GGGATGGAGGAAACGATGTCAGCATGATCCAGGAAGCCGACTGTGGCGTGGGAGTGGAGGGAAAA GAAGGAAAGCAGGCCTCACTGGCTGCAGACTTCTCCGTGACTCAGTTCAAACATTTGGGCCGTCTCCTCATGGTCCACGGTCGGAACAGCTACAAAAGGTCTGCAGCCCTCAGTCAGTTCGTCATCCACAGGAGCCTGTGCATCAGCACCATGCAG GCGGTCTTCTCCTCTGTTTTCTACTTTGCCTCGGTCTCACTCTACCAAGGATTCCTGATTATTGG CTACTCCACCATCTACACAATGTTCCCTGTCTTCTCCCTGGTCCTGGATAAAGATGTTAAGTCAGAGGTTGCCATGTTATACCCAGAATTATACAAGGATCTCTTGAAG GGCCGACCGCTATCGTACAAGACGTTTCTAATATGGGTCATAATAAGTATCTACCAAG GCAGCATCATCATGTACGGGGCGCTGCTGCTCTTCGACTCGGAGTTCGTCCACATCGTCGCCATTTCCTTCACCTCTCTCATCCTGACGGAGCTGCTGATGGTGGCGCTGACCATTCAGACGTGGCACTGGCTCATGATCGTCGGCGAGCTGCTGAGCTTGGCCTGCTACGTCGCCTCGCTCGTCTTCCTGCACGAGTTCATAG ACGTGTACTTCATCACCACAGTGTCGTTCCTGTGGAAGGTGACCGTCATCACGCTGGTGAGCTGTCTGCCCCTTTACATCCTCAAGTACCTCCGCAGACGCTTCTCCCCGCCCAGCTACTCCAAGCTGACCTCTTGA
- the sall4 gene encoding sal-like protein 4, which yields MSRRKQAKPQQINSDEPGSSGNGTPLENNTKETSNEAKRFRLDETRVCNKCCAEFFDEAEFLEHEKKCTKGQQVVIMGDGNEVPEEYSQSSPEGLTSDHDDDDQSSSHSLSNVNTEHLERAEEDSSTNPDDSGQHDQTEMPESPELTFRPPQKMQNSNVTLETMADTKVAVSQHYSNLTPLSSSQEVLQAIPVILEQLVFLQQQQLQQIQLTEQIRIQVATMTPQGLQSSVAAAMDPLKALGAHLSQQLSAAAALIGKRTGSQSLSMATMKQGKVPLTPGIPPSLPGQMDSMTSKTGIPDLATRSQLPQSPSVMGFTSTFSSIQSGMDSSKKVKTKTANPLPELKNGDPLYRHKCKYCGKSFGNDSALQIHLRSHTGERPFKCNICGNRFTTKGNLKVHFQRHRDKYPNIGMNPHPVPEHLDNIPTSSGIPFGMSVPMDESNMTDVKPIMGHPAAAGFQPSPAPSFKTTFDNFAGDAFSQRPSPSTSDGSPTVCSTVFGQETGAAQRDAHQGELLGALQHLNGNVLLREQSSGTAKLQQMVDGLEKRTSDPNECVICHRVLSCQSSLKMHYRTHTGERPYKCKICGRAFSTKGNLKAHYGVHRANTPLKMQHSCPICQKKFTNAVVLQQHIRMHMGGQIPNTPMQENQFDASDATESSLSEEKSVEMNGFEASLEDHEAEPISQKPNDSLDSFRPAPEETQQNHAAPVIFSSLEVLKNLTSALALQRQSSTASDGEGASKEPASAPREQVHQNGRSPAISESAASFHSSSSPLNNNNNNNASMSKSPESGVDEFAHSVSKPESGATAQGGAESSGALDLTAYSSFSPKVIKEEPIMPFINGDYGPGNMTFMRMPSSLASLEMKLPPENPMGPHGLFSSHMPQGTSMPSSISSAPRRSSKQHVCHACGKNFSSASALQIHERTHTGEKPFACNICGRAFTTKGNLKVHIGTHMWNNASRRGQRLSLDNPMALMAMSSEAKLLPEILHAPKELGVPPMNFDQSLWNQYASAFSGGLTMKTNEISVIQGGGIPLPGSPGGGPLIGSTGGGLMKMDGSHSGLPAMEIEKTSSDSVPKLQFPHFMEEGKIAVN from the exons ATGTCGAGGCGCAAGCAAGCCAAACCGCAGCAGATCAACTCCGACGAGCCCGGCTCCTCGGGAAACG ggACTCCTCTCGAGAATAACACCAAGGAAACTTCAAATGAAGCCAAGAGATTCCGATTGGACGAGACGCGCGTCTGCAACAAGTGTTGTGCTGAATTCTTTGATGAAGCAGAATTTCTAGAACATGAGAAAAAATGCACTAAAGGTCAGCAGGTGGTCATCATGGGAGACGGCAATGAAGTGCCCGAGGAATATTCCCAAAGCTCTCCCGAAGGCCTTACCAGTGACCATGACGACGACGACCAGTCCAGCAGCCATTCCCTATCAAATGTCAATACGGAACATCTGGAGAGAGCGGAGGAAGACTCTAGCACGAACCCAGATGACTCCGGACAGCACGATCAGACGGAAATGCCCGAAAGCCCCGAGCTGACTTTCCGTCCCCCGCAGAAAATGCAAAATTCAAACGTCACTCTTGAAACCATGGCGGACACCAAAGTGGCCGTCTCCCAACATTACTCAAACCTCACGCCTCTTTCCTCGTCCCAAGAGGTCCTGCAGGCCATCCCCGTTATCTTGGAACAGTTGGTGTTCCTCCAgcaacagcagctccagcaaATCCAGCTCACGGAACAGATCCGAATCCAAGTCGCCACGATGACTCCACAGGGCCTCCAGTCATCGGTAGCCGCGGCGATGGACCCTTTGAAAGCCCTCGGAGCGCATCTGTCGCAACAGCTGTCCGCTGCAGCAGCGCTGATAGGAAAACGGACCGGCAGTCAGAGCCTTTCTATGGCGACCATGAAGCAAGGCAAAGTGCCTCTGACCCCCGGCATTCCTCCCTCTCTACCTGGGCAAATGGACTCTATGACTTCTAAAACGGGCATCCCAGATCTGGCTACCCGCTCGCAGCTGCCCCAGTCACCGAGTGTCATGGGTTTCACCAGCACCTTCAGTAGTATCCAATCGGGGATGGACTCCTCCAAAAAAGTGAAGACAAAGACTGCAAATCCCCTACCAGAATTAAAGAACGGCGACCCCTTATACAGGCACAAGTGTAAGTACTGCGGGAAGAGCTTTGGCAACGACAGTGCTCTCCAGATTCACCTGCGTTCTCACACCGGCGAGAGGCCCTTCAAGTGTAACATTTGTGGGAACCGCTTCACGACTAAAGGAAACCTCAAAGTGCATTTCCAGAGGCATCGAGACAAATACCCTAACATTGGCATGAACCCTCATCCCGTGCCAGAGCATCTCGACAACATCCCCACCAGCAGTGGCATTCCCTTTGGCATGTCTGTGCCCATGGACGAGTCGAACATGACCGACGTTAAGCCCATCATGGGTCATCCTGCTGCGGCTGGCTTCCAGCCGTCCCCCGCACCCAGCTTCAAGACAACATTTGACAACTTTGCAGGGGACGCGTTTTCGCAGCGACCCTCCCCATCAACGAGTGATGGCTCCCCGACGGTTTGCTCGACTGTGTTTGGCCAAGAGACTGGAGCGGCTCAGAGGGACGCTCATCAGGGAGAGCTGCTCGGAGCGCTGCAGCATCTGAACGGCAACGTCCTCCTCCGAGAACAAAGCTCCGGAACCGCGAAACTTCAGCAGATGGTGGACGGCCTGGAGAAGAGGACCAGCGACCCCAACGAGTGTGTAATCTGCCATAGGGTGCTGAGTTGCCAGAGCTCTCTCAAGATGCATTACCGCACACACACGGGCGAGAGGCCCTACAAGTGCAAGATCTGTGGCCGCGCGTTCTCCACCAAGGGCAACCTCAAGGCCCATTACGGCGTGCACAGGGCCAACACGCCCCTCAAAATGCAGCACTCGTGTCCCATCTGCCAGAAGAAGTTCACCAACGCTGTGGTTCTGCAGCAGCACATCCGTATGCACATGGGCGGGCAGATCCCAAACACCCCGATGCAAGAGAACCAGTTTGACGCATCTGACGCAACAGAGTCCTCTCTGTCAGAGGAGAAGTCCGTGGAAATGAACGGTTTCGAAGCGAGCCTGGAGGACCACGAGGCCGAGCCCATCTCTCAGAAGCCAAACGACTCCTTGGATTCCTTTCGGCCCGCCCCAGAGGAAACGCAGCAAAACCATGCCGCTCCCGTCATTTTTTCCAGCCTCGAGGTCTTGAAGAATCTCACCTCCGCCCTTGCGCTGCAGCGACAGAGCAGCACCGCTTCGGATGGAGAGGGAGCGTCCAAAGAACCCGCGTCGGCTCCCAGGGAGCAGGTGCATCAGAATGGCCGCAGTCCCGCCATCTCCGAGTCCGCCGCGTCgtttcactcctcctcctccccactcaacaacaacaacaacaacaacgctagTATGAGCAAGTCTCCCGAGTCTGGTGTTGATGAATTTGCCCATAGTGTGTCCAAGCCGGAGTCTGGTGCCACCGCGCAAGGTGGCGCAGAGTCCAGTGGGGCCCTTGACCTCACAGCTTACAGCAGCTTCTCCCCGAAAGTGATCAAAGAAGAGCCGATTATGCCATTCATAAATGGAGATTACG GTCCCGGCAACATGACCTTCATGAGAATGCCGTCGAGCCTGGCCAGCCTGGAGATGAAGCTTCCTCCTGAGAATCCCATGGGCCCTCATGGTTTGTTCAGCTCCCACATGCCTCAGGGAACCTCCATGCCTTCGTCCATCTCCAGTGCACCGCGGCGATCGTCCAAACAGCACGTGTGTCATGCCTGTGGCAAGAACTTCTCATCCGCCAGCGCCTTGCAGATCCACGAGCGCACCCACACAGGGGAGAAGCCGTTCGCCTGCAACATCTGTGGCAGGGCTTTCACCACCAAGGGAAATCTAAAG GTGCACATCGGCACTCACATGTGGAACAACGCGTCGCGGCGAGGCCAGCGACTGTCCCTGGACAACCCCATGGCGCTGATGGCCATGAGCTCCGAGGCCAAGTTGTTGCCCGAGATCCTGCACGCCCCCAAAGAGCTGGGCGTTCCCCCAATGAACTTTGACCAGTCTCTCTGGAACCAGTATGCATCCGCCTTCAGCGGGGGCCTCACCATGAAGACCAATGAAATATCTGTCATCCAGGGCGGTGGCATCCCACTCCCCGGGAGTCCCGGCGGTGGGCCTCTGATCGGATCCACCGGAGGAGGCCTcatgaagatggatggatccCACTCTGGCTTGCCCGCCATGGAAATTGAGAAGACCAGTTCAGACAGCGTGCCGAAATTGCAGTTCCCACATTTCATGGAGGAGGGTAAAATTGCAGTTAactag